A single Methanospirillum lacunae DNA region contains:
- a CDS encoding CBS domain-containing protein produces MDGSFRIGRLFGIPVMIHFTFLLIIPIFAWLIGTDISYTVSMVSDLFHIQIDDQLITQGYIPYLLGFVIACGLFLGVFIHELAHSLIARRAGITINSITLLFFGGVASIDDRETDPRVEFWMALAGPAMSLVLGLISAALLYATPFLFNDPAIAGMVMYTCGYLAILNILLFIFNLLPAFPMDGGRVLRAYLALRMPLHKATSIASTVGKGFAVIFGLIGLVIFSPILILIAFFIYIGAGQESDVTRYKFLLRDVTTKEIMSRPVISVQPGMPLTEVISLMYQTKHLGFPVIDRGYLAGIITLDDLSRVSSIDRDAMQVKDTMTSDVITLTPDAPVFDALRIMTEYNIGRIPVIENGSVIGIITKSDIFTVMELREM; encoded by the coding sequence ATGGATGGATCATTCAGGATCGGACGGCTCTTTGGAATTCCGGTAATGATACATTTCACCTTTCTCCTGATAATTCCAATATTTGCCTGGCTTATTGGGACTGATATCTCGTATACAGTCTCTATGGTATCTGATCTCTTTCATATTCAGATAGACGATCAGTTGATCACCCAGGGATACATCCCCTATCTTCTTGGGTTTGTGATAGCGTGCGGACTGTTTCTGGGTGTCTTTATCCATGAACTTGCCCACTCGCTCATCGCACGCAGGGCAGGAATCACAATCAACAGCATCACACTCCTGTTTTTCGGGGGTGTTGCATCAATTGATGATCGCGAAACCGATCCCCGGGTTGAGTTCTGGATGGCCCTGGCCGGACCGGCTATGAGTCTGGTCCTGGGATTAATTAGTGCCGCACTGCTTTATGCCACCCCTTTCCTCTTCAACGATCCGGCAATTGCTGGAATGGTTATGTATACATGTGGATATCTGGCAATTCTAAACATCCTCCTCTTTATCTTCAACCTTCTCCCGGCTTTTCCAATGGATGGGGGACGAGTTCTGCGTGCATATCTTGCGCTCAGAATGCCCCTGCATAAGGCAACCAGTATCGCATCCACAGTAGGGAAAGGATTTGCAGTCATATTTGGTCTCATTGGACTTGTTATCTTCTCCCCAATTCTCATCCTTATTGCCTTCTTCATCTACATTGGCGCAGGACAGGAGTCCGATGTTACCAGGTATAAATTCCTGCTGAGGGATGTCACAACAAAAGAGATCATGTCAAGGCCGGTCATTTCAGTTCAACCGGGTATGCCACTCACAGAAGTGATATCCCTGATGTATCAGACAAAACATCTTGGGTTTCCGGTTATTGATCGCGGATATCTGGCAGGGATCATAACCCTGGATGATCTCTCCCGCGTCTCGTCTATTGACCGTGATGCTATGCAGGTGAAGGATACCATGACAAGTGATGTTATCACCCTGACGCCCGATGCCCCGGTTTTTGATGCACTCAGGATCATGACAGAGTACAACATCGGCAGAATACCTGTGATAGAGAACGGTTCAGTTATCGGAATTATCACAAAATCAGATATCTTCACAGTGATGGAACTGCGGGAGATGTAA
- a CDS encoding tRNA(His) guanylyltransferase Thg1 family protein, protein MKEREIYTGIKALAPVIIRLDGRAFHQFLAQLSLKRPFDEGFSKAMVSVCTSLLTESGLSPLFAYTFSDEISIYLDELPFEGRVEKLTSVIASIASSCLTMALKPASPISFDARIIPVEKSMVADYLNWRQKEAWRNHINGYTQVLLLQDGLNRTEVQRQLNGVGARELHEICFQHGVNLAQTPSWERRGIMVYHTLITKEGYNPVTKEKTIAIRRKVYVDRNPPVFSTEEGKKFVEEITGS, encoded by the coding sequence GTGAAAGAACGGGAGATATATACCGGAATTAAGGCCCTTGCACCTGTCATTATCAGATTAGATGGAAGGGCTTTCCATCAGTTTCTTGCGCAACTGTCACTCAAACGCCCTTTTGATGAGGGGTTTTCGAAGGCGATGGTTTCTGTCTGCACTTCACTTCTGACTGAAAGTGGGCTGTCTCCTCTTTTTGCGTACACGTTCTCTGATGAGATCAGTATCTACCTTGATGAACTGCCATTTGAGGGGCGCGTTGAGAAACTTACATCAGTGATCGCTTCAATTGCGTCAAGTTGCCTGACCATGGCACTAAAACCTGCATCACCCATATCGTTTGATGCACGTATCATCCCCGTTGAGAAGAGTATGGTAGCAGACTACCTGAACTGGCGTCAGAAAGAGGCATGGCGTAACCACATCAACGGGTATACTCAGGTACTCCTTCTCCAGGACGGCCTAAACCGGACAGAAGTACAGCGTCAACTAAACGGTGTAGGTGCACGGGAACTTCATGAGATCTGTTTTCAGCATGGAGTCAATCTTGCACAGACTCCTTCCTGGGAACGGCGGGGGATTATGGTGTATCATACTCTAATCACGAAAGAAGGATACAACCCGGTAACTAAAGAAAAGACAATAGCGATCCGGAGAAAGGTGTATGTTGATCGTAACCCTCCAGTTTTTTCAACAGAAGAAGGGAAAAAATTTGTTGAAGAGATAACTGGATCATAA
- a CDS encoding M20 family metallopeptidase, which translates to MKNTTDVTKICSDLVQIRSDNPPGYTDEVIAYIREFCDKIGLKTQTVTRGRRHNLLSAEPKGKLLLCGHVDVVPALDDGWTYPPYTGLIKEGFVHGRGSTDMKGGCAALLVALSNIIETEGDPGVDIAFVADEEGKGEFGMEQLVGEGILKPCNAIIAEPTPPASPIIGEKGVLRTRIRFSGKSGHAAMHPVLGNSAIMQACRYLNFCQTLHERDWPIDPVAADAIKTTGRALETLTGLMAVDADRILSRIMYNPGFIEGGERMNVVAQHCDLSLDMRIPWGCKISDVIPLMQAAAPDAVIEILESSEPSISRPGTLTKLLCEGIQSVLHVPAEPGVSQAGSDARYLRVHGAEVVMYGPGDLNLLHSVNERVPVSMLENCQHVYEYILKRVSQV; encoded by the coding sequence ATGAAAAACACTACTGACGTTACCAAGATATGTTCAGATCTGGTCCAGATACGATCAGATAATCCACCCGGTTATACTGATGAGGTTATCGCATACATCAGGGAATTCTGTGATAAAATAGGCCTTAAAACACAAACAGTTACCAGAGGGAGACGGCACAACCTCCTGTCTGCTGAACCTAAAGGAAAACTTCTCCTCTGTGGGCATGTTGATGTTGTTCCTGCTCTTGATGACGGATGGACATATCCACCATACACCGGTCTGATAAAAGAGGGATTTGTTCATGGTCGTGGCTCAACTGATATGAAGGGAGGATGTGCAGCTCTGCTTGTTGCACTCAGCAATATTATCGAAACAGAAGGTGATCCCGGTGTTGACATCGCATTCGTCGCTGATGAAGAGGGAAAAGGCGAATTCGGGATGGAACAACTTGTTGGTGAGGGGATACTAAAACCATGCAATGCCATCATAGCTGAACCAACACCCCCGGCATCCCCGATAATCGGAGAGAAAGGAGTACTCAGGACACGTATCCGGTTTTCAGGCAAATCAGGGCATGCGGCCATGCACCCGGTTCTGGGCAATTCTGCGATAATGCAGGCCTGCCGTTACCTCAACTTCTGTCAAACATTACATGAGCGTGATTGGCCAATCGATCCTGTGGCAGCAGATGCAATCAAAACAACTGGCAGAGCCCTTGAGACCCTGACAGGTCTGATGGCAGTTGATGCTGATCGGATTCTATCCCGAATTATGTATAATCCAGGTTTTATTGAAGGAGGAGAGAGAATGAACGTAGTTGCACAGCACTGTGATCTTTCGCTGGATATGCGAATCCCATGGGGATGTAAAATCAGCGATGTGATCCCACTTATGCAGGCTGCAGCTCCTGATGCGGTAATTGAGATCCTGGAGTCATCAGAACCATCAATCAGCAGGCCTGGGACTCTTACAAAACTTCTTTGTGAGGGGATACAATCAGTACTTCATGTACCAGCAGAACCGGGTGTGAGTCAGGCTGGATCAGATGCCCGGTATCTTCGGGTTCATGGGGCAGAAGTGGTAATGTATGGACCAGGTGACCTGAATCTTCTTCATTCAGTAAATGAACGGGTTCCGGTATCAATGCTTGAGAACTGTCAGCACGTTTATGAGTACATACTGAAACGGGTATCACAGGTTTAA
- a CDS encoding PRC-barrel domain-containing protein, with protein MKNQITDLIGLKIYSENGMFIGEVEDLVLDIDSKRIDSIAAGKLNPEVIEVKTHKGIKIPFRLVKSISDVVVIRHIQNMFKEETDL; from the coding sequence ATGAAGAATCAGATTACTGACCTTATCGGCCTTAAGATATACTCTGAGAACGGAATGTTCATCGGTGAGGTTGAAGACCTTGTTCTTGACATCGATTCAAAAAGAATCGATTCAATAGCGGCAGGAAAACTTAATCCTGAAGTCATTGAGGTCAAGACGCATAAAGGTATCAAGATCCCCTTCAGGCTGGTTAAGAGTATCTCTGATGTGGTCGTGATACGTCATATTCAGAATATGTTCAAAGAGGAAACAGATCTCTGA